Proteins encoded by one window of Bacteroidales bacterium:
- a CDS encoding twin-arginine translocation signal domain-containing protein translates to MTNRRDFLKNSALIGAAATLSAIPVLGKDPKRKTPSVAAKVDTYKVNLRSAMHIPSIPPRKITIPDTGGFKVLKGDFHIHTLFSDGRVMPGDRVAEAVQNGLDVISITDHIEYRPFFSKVGKWKLNDEQGNDYNLSYNLAKPDADSKNLLLVHGTEITKRTMAPGHFNVLFAQDINPIAAAVDDWREMLRVAAGQGGFLLWNHPGWEAPTSGGLEKGAPLRFTDEHEEVCRQGLMHGIEIFNGTEYYPVVSDWCNERNLAIFANSDIHPSELNRYGILNPYRPITLVLAKERTVESVREAMFARRTIGWAANMLWGRDPWLPELFKASVQIKTITPGTLELTNMSSLPITVSLGGMIFDLPENAKQQVYRAEGIKTLTVANWMIGMNRPLEVPLGEI, encoded by the coding sequence ATGACCAATCGCCGCGATTTTCTAAAGAATTCAGCCTTAATAGGCGCCGCAGCAACCTTATCCGCAATACCTGTCTTAGGTAAAGATCCTAAAAGAAAAACACCTTCAGTTGCGGCAAAAGTCGATACATATAAAGTGAATCTACGTTCCGCCATGCATATACCCTCTATTCCTCCCCGGAAAATTACGATTCCGGATACCGGAGGATTTAAAGTCCTCAAGGGGGATTTTCATATACACACGCTTTTTTCCGACGGGCGGGTCATGCCGGGTGACCGTGTTGCAGAGGCCGTACAGAACGGACTTGATGTCATCTCCATTACCGATCATATAGAATACCGTCCATTTTTCAGCAAAGTCGGAAAATGGAAGCTGAATGACGAACAGGGGAATGATTATAACCTTTCCTATAATCTGGCCAAACCGGATGCAGACAGTAAAAATCTCCTGTTGGTACACGGCACGGAAATCACCAAACGTACCATGGCACCCGGTCATTTTAACGTACTCTTTGCCCAGGATATAAATCCTATAGCTGCAGCCGTGGATGATTGGCGGGAAATGCTCCGGGTAGCTGCCGGCCAGGGCGGTTTTTTGCTATGGAACCATCCGGGATGGGAAGCCCCTACAAGTGGCGGCCTTGAAAAAGGAGCGCCACTCAGGTTCACCGATGAACATGAAGAAGTATGCCGGCAAGGATTAATGCACGGTATTGAGATCTTCAACGGAACCGAATACTATCCGGTAGTTTCCGACTGGTGCAACGAAAGGAACCTGGCTATATTTGCCAACAGCGACATCCATCCGAGCGAATTGAACCGGTACGGCATTCTGAATCCTTACCGTCCGATCACCCTGGTACTGGCAAAAGAACGGACAGTAGAAAGTGTCCGGGAAGCCATGTTTGCCAGACGAACCATTGGTTGGGCCGCCAATATGCTTTGGGGTCGTGATCCCTGGCTTCCTGAACTGTTCAAAGCATCCGTCCAGATCAAAACTATCACGCCGGGAACGCTGGAACTGACCAATATGAGTTCATTGCCCATCACCGTATCGCTGGGCGGTATGATCTTCGATCTGCCGGAAAATGCCAAACAGCAGGTATACCGGGCGGAAGGAATTAAAACACTCACTGTTGCCAACTGGATGATCGGTATGAACCGGCCTCTGGAAGTACCACTTGGTGAAATATAA
- a CDS encoding DUF1080 domain-containing protein: MKKIYYLPILLCIFISICSCKSVKKSGQTTDQKTKDGWITIFDGKTFNGWRGYNRNDIPSLWTIDPDGSMKINGAGGGEGTSGGGDILYDKKVKDFEFELEWKVAKVGGNSGIMYLAQEVKGEPMYISGPEYQILGNNNNEPNVHKSASLYDMIAARPQNANPIGEWNKAKIRVHHGKVTHYQNDVAVVEYTLWTPQWEELLSKSKFSKEKWPLAYQYQSNLGGDNKEGYIGLQDHGNEVWFRNIRLKELK, encoded by the coding sequence ATGAAAAAAATATATTATTTACCGATCCTCCTATGCATATTCATATCTATCTGTTCCTGCAAAAGTGTAAAAAAATCCGGTCAGACTACTGATCAGAAAACAAAGGATGGATGGATCACGATCTTTGACGGAAAAACCTTCAACGGATGGCGCGGATACAACAGAAACGATATCCCTTCACTTTGGACCATCGACCCCGACGGTTCCATGAAAATAAACGGTGCCGGAGGAGGCGAAGGAACAAGCGGAGGCGGTGATATCCTGTATGATAAAAAAGTAAAGGATTTTGAATTCGAACTGGAGTGGAAGGTTGCAAAAGTGGGAGGAAACAGCGGTATCATGTACCTTGCCCAGGAAGTGAAAGGAGAACCCATGTATATTTCCGGGCCCGAATACCAGATCTTAGGAAACAACAATAATGAACCTAATGTGCATAAATCGGCTTCCTTATATGATATGATTGCCGCCAGACCACAAAATGCCAATCCCATAGGCGAATGGAACAAGGCAAAGATCAGGGTACACCATGGGAAAGTAACCCATTATCAGAATGATGTAGCGGTAGTAGAATATACGCTCTGGACACCACAATGGGAAGAATTACTGAGTAAAAGCAAATTCAGTAAAGAAAAGTGGCCGTTGGCTTACCAGTATCAAAGCAATCTGGGGGGAGACAATAAGGAAGGTTATATCGGCTTGCAGGACCATGGTAATGAAGTATGGTTCAGGAATATAAGACTTAAAGAACTTAAATAA